The following proteins come from a genomic window of Chionomys nivalis chromosome 9, mChiNiv1.1, whole genome shotgun sequence:
- the Idh3b gene encoding isocitrate dehydrogenase [NAD] subunit beta, mitochondrial isoform X2: MAALSNVRWLTRAVVAARNPGAWRGLRTSATAHAASQSQAEDVRVEGAFPVTMLPGDGVGPELMHAVKEVFKAAAVPVEFKEHHLSEVQNMASEEKLEQLLSSMKENKVAIIGKIYTPMEYKGELASYDMQLRRKLDLFANVVHVKSLPGYMTRHNNLDLVIIREQTEGEYSSLEHESAKGVIECLKIVTRTKSQRIAKFAFDYATKKGRSKVTAVHKANIMKLGDGLFLQCCEEVAELYPKIKFETMIIDNCCMQLVQNPYQFDVLVMPNLYGNIIDNLAAGLVGGAGVVPGESYSAEYAVFETGARHPFAQAVGRNIANPTAMLLSASNMLRHLNLEYHSNMIADAVKKVIKVGKVRTSDMGGYATCHDFTEAVIAALS; this comes from the exons ATGGCAGCGCTGAGCAATGTCCGCTGGCTGACCCGA GCGGTGGTCGCCGCTCGGAATCCCGGCGCTTGGAGAGGTCTCCGAACATCGGCTACGGCTCACGCCGCTTCACAGAGCCAG GCAGAAGATGTGAGGGTTGAGGGTGCCTTTCCTGTGACCATGTTGCCTGGAGACGGCGTGGGGCCAGAGCTCATGCACGCTGTCAAGGAGGTGTTCAAG GCCGCTGCTGTGCCCGTGGAATTCAAGGAACATCACCTTAGCGAGGTGCAGAATATGGCTTCCGAGGAGAAGCTGGAGCAGCTGCTGAGTTCCATGAAGGAGAACAAAGTTGCTATCATCG GGAAGATCTATACCCCAATGGAGTATAAGGGCGAATTAGCTTCCTATGATATGCAGCTGAG GCGTAAGTTGGACTTGTTTGCCAATGTAGTCCATGTGAAGTCACTTCCTGGGTACATGACTCGGCATAACAATCTAGACCTGGTAATCATTCGAGAGCAGACAGAAGGGGAATATAGCTCTCTGGAACATGAG AGCGCAAAGGGTGTCATCGAGTGTCTGAAGATTGTCACTCGAACCAAGTCTCAGAGGATTGCAAAGTTTGCATTTGACTATGCCACCAAGAAAGGGCGGAGCAAGGTCACAGCTGTCCACAAGGCCAACATCat GAAACTTGGGGATGGGTTGTTCTTGCAGTGCTGTGAGGAAGTTGCTGAACTATACCCCAAAATCAAATTTGAGACAATGATCATAGACAATTGCTGCATGCAG CTGGTGCAGAATCCTTACCAGTTTGATGTACTTGTGATGCCTAATCTTTACGGAAACATTATTGACAATCTGGCTgctggccttgttgggggagcTGGTGTGGTCCCTGGTGAGAGCTACAGTGCAGAGTATGCAGTTTTTGAGACG GGTGCTCGGCACCCCTTTGCCCAGGCAGTGGGCAGGAATATAGCCAATCCCACTGCCATGCTGCTGTCCGCTTCCAACATGCTGCGGCATCTCAA CCTTGAGTATCACTCCAACATGATTGCAGATGCTGTAAAGAAGGTGATCAAAGTTGGCAAG GTTCGAACCTCAGACATGGGTGGTTATGCCACATGTCATGACTTCACTGAAGCTGTCATTGCTGCCCTGTCATAA
- the Idh3b gene encoding isocitrate dehydrogenase [NAD] subunit beta, mitochondrial isoform X1, with translation MAALSNVRWLTRAVVAARNPGAWRGLRTSATAHAASQSQAEDVRVEGAFPVTMLPGDGVGPELMHAVKEVFKAAAVPVEFKEHHLSEVQNMASEEKLEQLLSSMKENKVAIIGKIYTPMEYKGELASYDMQLRRKLDLFANVVHVKSLPGYMTRHNNLDLVIIREQTEGEYSSLEHESAKGVIECLKIVTRTKSQRIAKFAFDYATKKGRSKVTAVHKANIMKLGDGLFLQCCEEVAELYPKIKFETMIIDNCCMQLVQNPYQFDVLVMPNLYGNIIDNLAAGLVGGAGVVPGESYSAEYAVFETGARHPFAQAVGRNIANPTAMLLSASNMLRHLNLEYHSNMIADAVKKVIKVGKVRTRDMGGYSTTTDFIKSVIGHLHPHGG, from the exons ATGGCAGCGCTGAGCAATGTCCGCTGGCTGACCCGA GCGGTGGTCGCCGCTCGGAATCCCGGCGCTTGGAGAGGTCTCCGAACATCGGCTACGGCTCACGCCGCTTCACAGAGCCAG GCAGAAGATGTGAGGGTTGAGGGTGCCTTTCCTGTGACCATGTTGCCTGGAGACGGCGTGGGGCCAGAGCTCATGCACGCTGTCAAGGAGGTGTTCAAG GCCGCTGCTGTGCCCGTGGAATTCAAGGAACATCACCTTAGCGAGGTGCAGAATATGGCTTCCGAGGAGAAGCTGGAGCAGCTGCTGAGTTCCATGAAGGAGAACAAAGTTGCTATCATCG GGAAGATCTATACCCCAATGGAGTATAAGGGCGAATTAGCTTCCTATGATATGCAGCTGAG GCGTAAGTTGGACTTGTTTGCCAATGTAGTCCATGTGAAGTCACTTCCTGGGTACATGACTCGGCATAACAATCTAGACCTGGTAATCATTCGAGAGCAGACAGAAGGGGAATATAGCTCTCTGGAACATGAG AGCGCAAAGGGTGTCATCGAGTGTCTGAAGATTGTCACTCGAACCAAGTCTCAGAGGATTGCAAAGTTTGCATTTGACTATGCCACCAAGAAAGGGCGGAGCAAGGTCACAGCTGTCCACAAGGCCAACATCat GAAACTTGGGGATGGGTTGTTCTTGCAGTGCTGTGAGGAAGTTGCTGAACTATACCCCAAAATCAAATTTGAGACAATGATCATAGACAATTGCTGCATGCAG CTGGTGCAGAATCCTTACCAGTTTGATGTACTTGTGATGCCTAATCTTTACGGAAACATTATTGACAATCTGGCTgctggccttgttgggggagcTGGTGTGGTCCCTGGTGAGAGCTACAGTGCAGAGTATGCAGTTTTTGAGACG GGTGCTCGGCACCCCTTTGCCCAGGCAGTGGGCAGGAATATAGCCAATCCCACTGCCATGCTGCTGTCCGCTTCCAACATGCTGCGGCATCTCAA CCTTGAGTATCACTCCAACATGATTGCAGATGCTGTAAAGAAGGTGATCAAAGTTGGCAAG GTTCGGACTCGGGACATGGGCGGCTACAGCACCACAACCGACTTCATCAAGTCTGTCATCGGCCATCTGCACCCCCATGGGGGCTAG